In Bufo gargarizans isolate SCDJY-AF-19 chromosome 6, ASM1485885v1, whole genome shotgun sequence, a single genomic region encodes these proteins:
- the LOC122939969 gene encoding glutathione S-transferase kappa 1-like isoform X1 has protein sequence MSKRKVLELFYDVVSPYAWLGFEILLRYKNLWNIDIHLRPGFLGGIMHASGIPPPAMVPKRGSYIVKDLEKLSEFYQVPLHQPSDFFNVVIKKGSLSAMRFVTAVQMSHPEFLESVSRELWLRIWSEDKDITEPESILQAAKKAGMPENVAKQLLSTSTSPEIKNKLRETSDKALEYGIFGMPSIMAHINEKPELFFGSDRFELLAHRLGEKWLGPVPQNSKF, from the exons ATGTCTAAACGAAAGGTTCTTGAGCTGTTCTATGATGTGGTCTCCCCCTATGCCTGGCTGGGGTTTGAG aTACTGTTACGATATAAGAACTTATGGAACATAGACATTCATTTACGCCCTGGGTTCCTTGGAGGAATAATGCATGCATCTG GTATCCCGCCTCCTGCCATGGTTCCAAAGAGGGGTTCCTACATAGTAAAGGACTTGGAAAAGCTGTCTGAGTTTTATCAAGTTCCTTTACATCAACCAAGTGATTTCTTTAATGTTGTCATTAAGAAAG GAAGTCTTTCAGCCATGCGGTTTGTGACGGCTGTTCAGATGTCACATCCAGAGTTCCTTGAGTCAGTGTCTCGGGAGTTGTGGCTGCGAATCTGGTCTGAG GATAAAGACATTACAGAACCGGAGAGCATACTACAG GCTGCTAAGAAAGCTGGAATGCCCGAAAATGTGGCCAAACAATTATTGTCCACCAGCACCTCACCAGAAATCAAAAACAAGCTCAGGGAGACATCGGACAAGGCTTTGGAATATGGG ATTTTTGGAATGCCCTCCATCATGGCTCATATAAATGAAAAGCCAGAGTTGTTTTTTGGATCTGATCGGTTTGAACTTCTGGCTCATCGTCTGG